The sequence below is a genomic window from Triticum urartu cultivar G1812 unplaced genomic scaffold, Tu2.1 TuUngrouped_contig_5664, whole genome shotgun sequence.
AGGGAAAGTTCAACTGTCGAGAAGTGAATGAAACATTTACAAATAGTGTATGTACTTATGTTTTGAAATACTATTAAGATATTTCATGATAGTCTCGCACGTTATCGACATTTATTTGGTGAATTTAACGTATTGCTACTCTTTGGTCTTATATCTTGCCGTGACCTATTTATATGTGTGCCGTGGTATATTCTAGTGTCTTCTTTGTCACTTACAAATTATTTAGGTGTACTGAAATGACAGTTGGGATAAGACTCTTCAGTTTTGAATAGTACAGTAAAGACAAAGTTGCTATTACATTATACGATACTTCTCTGTAGATGATTCTGACTTCGCATGTCTCTGGTGAATGCCAATCTTGTGGGCATATGAAATTCCAAATCAAGATCGTTAGATACTTGATGAATGGACGAGATGCCACATGGGATAAATGAGAAATGTGCTGCAGTACTTGAATAGAATATTTGTCCGAGTCTATCTTCATTCTTCACTCTTTTCACACTGTTCAAGATTTTGGAAGATAAGATTGTTGATTGAACCTTCTAATTTGCTTTGCAGAACATGAAAGATAACCCTCCCTGTAATACCCTTTTCATTGGAAATCTTGGTGAAACTGTTGTTGAAGAGGAAttgcggggcctcttcagtgtGTAAGAATCAACCCTTTCAAGTATAAAATTCAAGTAGATATTTGTCTGCTTATTGGGTGCATTGCTGCAGCCCACTTTGGTTTCAGTTGTGGCACTAACCATATCTGATATTTTTCAAAAAATGACAGACAACCTGGTTTCAAACAAATGAAAGTGTTGCGTCAAGACAGGAACACCGTCTGTTTTATTGAGTTCGATGTAAGTGGTTGTGATGGTTTAATTATTTATGTGCATGCCACTATTATTTTCTTATCTCTCAAACTTCTGTGATTTGCAGGATGTGAGCACTGCTTCTGCTGTGCACCATACTTTACAGGGTGCTGTTGTTCCTAGTTCTGGCCGCGGTGGGATGCGAATCCAATATCCTTTATTAGTTTATAATTTGGTTTCATGTATCAAGTACTTAACTTCATTTAGTTAATTAATCATTTTTATGATTGCTTTGCATTAGCTTGCTGTATTGTGCCTCCATTTGCTTGACTGTATATGGTTTATAGTGACCTTTCTGTAGTCCTTAACGTTTGAACATTTTCAAAAAATCCCTTCGGGCGAAGGAAGGACTTAGTTGGTGGCATGGTCGGCATTCTGAATGGTGCTCCTGTTTGAGGGGATGTATCTTGAACTTTAGCATGACATCTTGAATTATCATCTGCATTGTTTTAGCCAAATCTGTTCCTGTCATGTGCGACATCAGCATCTTCATTGGGTGGAGTTTCTGGGGCATGATCATCATCTTCATTAAGTGGAGTTTCTGGGATATCATCATCATCTGATAGACATTGCATTGTCACTATTTTCATTGTTGGCGGTTTCAACTTCTTTAAATTAGCTATTGTGGTTTGAGAAGGCCACTCTGAATGTCTCCTAGACATGCATTTGGCATCTGTCATGAATATTTTGTAGTGTTATGTAGTTTTTCCAGTGTGCAGTTGCAATATTTCATGTGGTAATGGCATTGCCACATTATGATCTGGACATCCTGTAATAGTATAACCGATTTATTTGGCTTGCTGACAATTCAGTGTTGAGGGATGTTGGGATGGTTCATATCATTATTTGTCATGCATGTTTATGAAGGAGCACAAAAGTAGGCATCATGACATGACATTACTCATTTGATGAACTCTGGAACACTGTTTGTCCCAAGAAGCATGCAGGCATCCGTTGCTGATTAACTTTAATTGACCTTTTTGGTATTGTATTTTGCTCCTAGCTGAGAGTAGCCGTCAGTGTCCATAAAATTGGAAGTGCTGCAAGCCTCTTTTTTTTTAGTAGCAGATGGTTACACACCTAAGTTGTTGCAGTTAATTCGCTAAGAGGAGCTCATGATGCTGATGGAGGTAGGCTAGTCCATAGAGGTCGTGCAGATGGAGAGGTAAGCTAAGCCCACATAAGTGATGCGGATAGTTATGCAAGCGAGGAAGGTTTATATCAGCTTTATTCTATTATTTGTCCATGTGTGATTTGTTCATATGGAGACTGAATCTTCTATAAACCTGATGTTTGCTTGGTTTTGTTGGTTTGTCATGAATATTAGTTTTATGCTGACCATGTGTGAGATGAATCTGGATAGGCACAAACCTCTGGCAGTAACATGGTCGGCTTGCCGTATGGCGTGACTCACGTTTTATGATACAATACGTTTCTTTTAAGTGGAATAGCCCTTGAAGTAAGTACAATATCAAGAGTATTAGTAACAACGGGGACAAGTATCAGAGTAAACTTTTCATGTGTTGGCGGATGCTGTCTCTGGCTTCCATCTGTAGATTTGACACAGAAGCTGGCGGCGAGTGATGGTGTCGGTGGCCGTCTCCTTTTGCGTATTTTGTTTGAAGTTCAACTAGAGAGGCGCCATCCTGTGAACTATTGTGATTATATAATTGGCACCAGTTTAGATTATTGGTAATTAACAAGGTACCATACCGTCAAATTCATGTAACAAAGAGCATagttttttgcaaaaaaaacctGAATGTACAAAGTTTTCTGTTTTGAATATTGAACCTTTCAAAAGCCCCAACACTAGTCTCCATTTTTTACCCAAAGTTTCATCAGGTGTTTAGAAAGTTTTTGTTTACAGAGATGTCACATTAACAAAATGTATTTTAACTTGACTTCCAACATTGATTTGACAATAAAAAAGTCCCCCCAGTTCACAAAATCCTTTACTTTATACTCCCTCTGTGGAGGAGAGTGGTGTTCTGGCACATGGGAGCGCACGCTCTTGGTTTTTAAAATGTGTTTTAAACATATTATGAAATGTCAAAAAATTCCAAACAAAAACTTGGGGCGTACATCTTGATCTTGATATTGTACATGCTCACAAAGTTGTTTATGTTCGAAGTAGAATCTGAGAGCGATCGAGAGAGTAGCAAATGAATCGAACTGTGTTCTTTATTTCATTGACAATCAACTATTTATACAAGGTGAAACGTCGCCTCTACAAACCGACATAGGAGGCAGCGATTCGGGAGCAACTGTCGGGGACGGTTATACAATTGTGGGAGCGTCGGGACGGTTGCCAAAGCAACCCCACACAACATTACATAGGGAGGATTACATAATTAATTAAGGAAACTAATTAAATCCTAACACTCCCCTAATCCTTGTACTTGCCATTGAACATCCTTGGAATAGTCTCCTCCAAAAATCCGGTGGGAAAAATATGAGTAGTGTAGGATATGTTGGTAAAACTCCTTCAAACCCTCATTAAGAACCTTTATGAGAACTTGTAAAGTAAACTCATGAAGGAAAAAAGAGTATAATATGATGCTTTGAACATGAACAATTCAGTAAGATACTTCCCCTGATTCTTACATATTCCGAAGTCGTCATATACCAATTCCATGAACACATTTCTGGAACATAGAAGTTGGTAGAGACCTGGTGAACAAATCATTCGCATGATTTGACTTGCAAGATACGCAATATAGTGATATTGCTTATTATGTAACCTGTTTGCATACGGACAAAAAAAAGAAACATTATCATTTAGATAATGGTTGGTGGATGTAGGCATGAGGTTTGTTTCGAAGACTCTTCATGAGAGGGTTATCACACCTAGTAGGAACACTAACCTTGTCTACGATCTAACATTGTGGGGATCTGATCGATGTATCCAATGATATCGGTGTTCACATTTCTATGAAACTGAAAATCAGGACAAGGTGTTTGATGCCTTGGAGATATGGAAAGATATTCTTGAGTACCAACCAATTGTGTTTGGTGGAACCAATGGCATTATGGAACATTGAGTCCCAATATCTCATTTCCATCATCTCTTGGTCTAAATAGATCTTTCTCTACGTCTAGAGAATGAACTACCATGAGAGTTATGGATGGATAAGATTTGTCCACAATGAATTTCTCCAATATATTATGGATATAGACAACATAGTATACCATAATGTATGAATGAAGATGCTCAATTTGTAGTAACGAGCGGTATTTTGGTTTACCCAAATACTTCATTTTAAATTCCGTCATTTAGATGATTACATGTGTCGTTATTGCAGACACACAAACATGGATAATCATCATTGTAGGAATAATCCTTGTGTATAAGGAACTCACTAAGTAATCCTCGTTTATACACCGACAACAATAAGTCGTATGGCAACTTACTAATTTTTACACAATGTATGTTGCATTTTGCATTTCGATTCAGAAGTGAGATTCCATCGGGAATCAATCATATATGTCTAAATCTAGTGATCCACATGTATATGTAATAACTACATCTATCAACTGCACAGATAGATGATTTTGTACTGCCAATGATATAAGTTATCGGAATGAGATTCCACCTCTAGAGAATAGTTGGGTATCTGCGTGAACCCTTGTGCTACAATACTTGCTCTGTGTTTCACCACCTCGTTGTTCTCAATTCTATTTCCAGAAGAAAACTGGTGCAGGTATTGCTTATGAATACCTTCCCATTATTGAGCAAGATCATTTCTACCTAGATTATATCCTTTGCTTGAATTCAGTCTGACTGTTGTTCACACTTTGCCATGGCCATGGTCTTTAGATCTGAATCATTCCAAAGGTTTTGCAATCTAGTTGAGAAATGTATGTCGACAATTGTAGACTTTTGGTTATATGTTTCTCCAAAATCTATATATCAATATAGAGTTGATGGAAATATCGTTACCCATGGTGTCTGCTCGCGATTTCCTAATGCGGCCGAGTCGGGTATTCCGATGACCTGGTCATTGTGTGCACTATGACCTGGGTTGGTGGAGGTTTCCCATCCACTGGGTGTATACTACCCATTAGGTGTCTGCCAACGTGAAGTTGACTTGCATTTACTGATTCACAGACCTTGATATCCTTGCTTGCGAGAAGCTGAATCCTGATGTGCTTTTGCCATACATCTCCCCCTGTTGCTTTGAACGGGGAGTGGAGTGGATTTTGTTGGTACCTCCACTCTTTCAGGCGTACTTTTGTAGGATTGTAGGATTGTGTGACACCTTTACAGTCAGTAAATGAATCTGGCAGGTTATTTGCAATATGTTGCAAATCTTCTGAACCACACATGGTTCACCTATTTGAGTACGTGGATATGAGGCAGAAATGTGTTGAACATTCCACTAATTTACTGGCATTCTTTATGGTACTTGAATTCTCCCCCTAATGCCTGGAAATATTCCTCATTGAATCAACATACTGGCCTTGAATAACTCCCCACGTGAGGGGCTTGAGGTATTGACGGTAATACAATTATTCCTCACATAGATCCCAACTATATGTTGAGGGGCCAATGATGTATGTCGGGGTGGTGATATCGGTGTGTAACTGAATTACCGCAGATAGGAAATACTTGGTAGATTTCCGCGTATCAAAGATAGAGGGGAATAATATTGTGCAGTTTGGTCATGAGCGTGTAAAACTACATGACTTCAGCGTGAAGTTGGTAATTTGCAATTCCAAAGTAAATATAATGCAATGAGCTTACCTTCTTTGGATAAAGGATTCTACCAAACCATTTTGAGTCTAGACATTAGGACAAATTGCTAAACTTCAATCCGAGGGCCATAGAGAAAGGCACTCAAGGAGAATTCTGCAATGCTATCCATACAATTTTCTTGAAATCGATGGCAGGATAATGAGCCAATGGTTTTGTGTGAATAAAGCACACACTTAAGACCATCATGTAGATATGTCTTTTAGAACCATGGAATGCCTGAATAGTCTAGTCAATGGATGGGAAGAGCCACTTGCCTCAACTTGATTCATTTAAGGAGTCCGAGTGGTTCAGCTTTAAACTTTAAGGTGTGCGAGCCTTGAAATTAGCTTCCCTGTGTCACTTGTAGTGCACATAAAATCCAAATGTTGTTAGAATTTAGCATCATAATAATCATAAATTATTGGAATTGCTGATAG
It includes:
- the LOC125529527 gene encoding cell wall integrity protein scw1-like (The sequence of the model RefSeq protein was modified relative to this genomic sequence to represent the inferred CDS: added 222 bases not found in genome assembly); the encoded protein is MDQSKRLRTGGDYTHSTYAPPPFHPPPPAVSMWGTAGYMAAPPPYNPYAGYPVPTVPMASPSPVPGPTAYAPVQNMKDNPPCNTLFIGNLGETVVEEELRGLFSVQPGFKQMKVLRQDRNTVCFIEFDDVSTASAVHHTLQGAVVPSSGRGGMRIQFSKNPFGRRKDLVGGMVGILNGAPV